In Sphingobacteriaceae bacterium, the following proteins share a genomic window:
- the rpoC gene encoding DNA-directed RNA polymerase subunit beta', which yields MALRRDNKQKSNFSKITISLASPETILRRSSGEVLKPETINYRTYKPERDGLFCERIFGPVKDYECHCGKYKRIRYKGIVCDRCGVEVTEKKVRRERMGHINLVVPVAHIWYFRSLPNKIGYLLGLPTKKLDMIIYYERYVVINAGAAMENGISYLDFLTEEEYLNVVDTLPKENALLDDTDPNKFIAKMGAESIADLLSRLNLDELSYDLRHKANTETSQQRKNEALKRLQVIEAFRQANQNVVNRPEWMIVKVVPVIPPELRPLVPLDGGRFATSDLNDLYRRVIIRNNRLKRLIEIKAPDVILRNEKRMLQESVDSLFDNSRKSNAVKTDSNRPLKSLSDSLKGKQGRFRQNLLGKRVDYSARSVIVVGPELKLHECGLPKEMAAELFKPFIIRKMIERGIVKTVKSAKKIVDKKEPIVWDILENALKGHPVMLNRAPTLHRLGIQAFQPKLIEGKAIQLHPLVCTAFNADFDGDQMAVHVPLGHAAILEAQILMLASHNILNPSNGAPVAVPSQDMVLGLYYLTKSKRNLPNDVVKGEGKVFYNAEEVVIATNEKAVDLHAQIKIKITNALEGDKLVTKVIDTTAGRVLFNMVVPHEVGYINELLTKKSLRDIIGMIVKKTGMAKTAKFLDDIKELGFRTAFKGGLSFNLGDIQTPVEKMTIINEAQGQVDEVINNYNMGFITNNERYNQVIDIWTHTNSKVTKKVLDNLSTDRQGFNPVFMMLDSGARGSKEQIKQLSGMRGLMAKPQKAGDTTTSIIENPVLSNFREGLSILEYFISTHGARKGLADTALKTADAGYLTRRLVDVAQDVIINEADCGTLRGLSMSALKNNDDVVEALYDRILGRTTVSDIYHPTTGDLIISGGEVITEDIAIAIDKSPIENVDIRSVLTCESRSGVCAKCYGRNLSNGRLVQLGEAVGVIAAQSIGEPGTQLTLRTFHVGGTASNTAASSALIAKHDGILEIDELRTVERLNAEGVKSNIVIGRSTEMRIVDANTGITLTTGNVPYGSSLYVKPGAKVKKGELICDWDPYNAVIVSEFGGSVEFEHIKENITFREESDEQTGFREKVIIESRDKTMSPLIRIVDKKGESLKSYNIPVSAHIIVNEAAKIEPGQILVKIPRVTGKTGDITGGLPRVTELFEARNPSNPAVVSEIDGIVTFGKIKRGNREVVVEAKTGEQRRYLVNLSKHILVQENDFVKAGDALSDGAVSPGDILAIKGPTAVQEYLVNEIQEVYRLQGQKLNDKHFETIVRQMMRKVEIVDPGDTMFLEQQLINKGDFMTQNDEIFGKKVVIEPGDSPEMKRGQIITARKLRDENSVLRRKDKKLIEARDAVPATANPILQGITRASLQTNSWISAASFQETTKVLNEAAVNGKVDTLLGLKENVIVGHLIPAGTGLRQYEKLVVGSKEEYERLMASKQEVGEEAL from the coding sequence ATGGCGTTAAGAAGAGATAACAAACAAAAATCAAATTTTTCGAAAATCACCATCAGTTTAGCTTCTCCTGAAACTATTCTGCGTCGCTCAAGCGGTGAGGTTCTTAAACCTGAAACCATTAATTACAGGACATACAAGCCCGAAAGAGACGGGTTGTTTTGCGAACGTATTTTTGGCCCGGTGAAGGATTATGAGTGCCATTGCGGTAAGTACAAACGTATCCGTTACAAAGGGATTGTTTGCGACCGTTGTGGTGTTGAAGTTACTGAGAAAAAAGTACGTCGTGAACGTATGGGTCACATCAACTTAGTTGTGCCTGTTGCTCACATCTGGTATTTCCGTTCGTTACCAAATAAAATTGGTTACTTGTTAGGACTACCTACCAAAAAATTAGACATGATCATTTACTACGAACGTTACGTAGTAATTAATGCAGGAGCTGCCATGGAAAATGGCATCAGCTACCTCGACTTCTTAACTGAAGAAGAATATTTAAATGTTGTTGATACCTTACCAAAAGAAAATGCTTTATTAGACGATACAGATCCTAATAAATTTATCGCTAAAATGGGCGCTGAATCTATTGCAGATTTGTTATCGCGTTTGAACTTGGATGAATTATCTTATGATCTTCGTCACAAAGCAAACACTGAAACATCTCAACAACGTAAAAACGAAGCGTTAAAACGTTTACAGGTTATCGAGGCTTTCCGCCAGGCTAATCAAAACGTAGTTAACCGTCCTGAATGGATGATCGTTAAAGTTGTACCGGTAATTCCACCAGAGTTACGTCCTTTAGTTCCATTGGATGGCGGCCGTTTTGCTACTTCCGATTTAAATGACTTATACCGTCGTGTTATTATTCGTAACAACCGTTTAAAACGTTTAATTGAAATTAAAGCTCCTGATGTAATCTTACGTAACGAAAAACGTATGTTACAAGAATCAGTAGATTCATTATTTGATAACTCACGTAAATCTAATGCTGTAAAAACTGACAGCAACCGTCCTTTAAAATCATTATCTGATTCCTTAAAAGGTAAACAAGGCCGTTTCCGTCAGAATTTATTAGGAAAACGTGTGGATTATTCGGCTCGTTCGGTAATTGTTGTAGGGCCTGAATTAAAATTACACGAGTGCGGATTGCCAAAAGAAATGGCAGCTGAATTATTCAAACCATTTATCATCCGTAAGATGATTGAACGTGGTATTGTTAAGACGGTTAAATCTGCTAAAAAAATTGTAGATAAAAAAGAACCAATTGTTTGGGATATCCTAGAGAACGCATTAAAAGGTCACCCGGTTATGTTAAACCGTGCCCCGACATTGCACAGATTAGGTATCCAGGCTTTCCAACCAAAATTAATTGAAGGAAAAGCTATTCAGTTACATCCATTGGTTTGTACAGCGTTTAACGCCGATTTTGACGGGGATCAAATGGCTGTGCACGTTCCATTGGGACATGCAGCTATCCTTGAAGCTCAGATCTTAATGTTAGCGTCACACAACATCTTAAATCCATCGAATGGTGCGCCGGTAGCGGTTCCATCTCAGGATATGGTGCTCGGTTTATACTACTTAACTAAATCGAAACGTAACTTACCTAACGATGTTGTAAAAGGCGAAGGAAAAGTATTTTATAATGCAGAAGAAGTTGTAATTGCTACGAATGAAAAAGCAGTTGATTTACATGCACAAATTAAAATCAAAATCACCAACGCATTAGAAGGAGATAAATTAGTTACCAAGGTAATTGATACTACTGCAGGACGCGTGTTATTCAACATGGTTGTGCCTCATGAAGTAGGTTACATTAACGAATTATTGACGAAAAAATCACTACGTGATATTATCGGGATGATCGTTAAGAAAACAGGTATGGCTAAGACCGCTAAGTTCCTTGATGATATTAAAGAATTAGGTTTCCGTACGGCTTTCAAAGGTGGATTATCATTTAACTTAGGCGATATTCAAACGCCGGTTGAAAAAATGACCATCATTAACGAAGCACAAGGTCAGGTGGATGAAGTTATTAATAACTACAACATGGGCTTTATCACCAACAATGAGCGTTACAACCAGGTTATTGACATCTGGACGCATACCAACTCTAAGGTGACTAAAAAAGTACTTGATAACTTAAGCACAGATCGCCAGGGCTTCAACCCGGTGTTTATGATGCTTGATTCAGGTGCTCGTGGATCTAAAGAACAAATTAAACAGTTAAGCGGGATGCGCGGTTTGATGGCTAAGCCTCAAAAAGCAGGTGATACTACGACTTCCATTATTGAGAATCCGGTATTATCTAACTTCCGTGAAGGTTTATCGATCTTAGAATACTTTATTTCAACTCACGGTGCCCGTAAAGGACTTGCGGATACGGCTTTAAAAACAGCGGATGCTGGTTACTTAACCCGTCGTTTAGTTGACGTGGCACAAGACGTTATTATTAATGAAGCAGATTGCGGAACCCTTCGTGGATTAAGCATGTCAGCTTTAAAAAATAATGATGATGTTGTTGAAGCTTTATACGATCGTATTTTAGGACGTACCACTGTAAGTGATATTTACCATCCAACTACAGGTGATTTGATCATCTCAGGTGGAGAAGTAATTACTGAAGACATTGCAATTGCTATTGATAAATCACCAATTGAAAACGTAGATATTCGTTCGGTATTAACCTGCGAATCACGTTCAGGTGTTTGTGCAAAATGTTATGGCCGTAACTTATCTAACGGACGTTTAGTTCAGTTAGGAGAAGCTGTAGGTGTAATTGCTGCACAGTCGATCGGTGAGCCAGGTACACAGTTAACGTTACGTACTTTCCACGTGGGTGGTACTGCATCGAATACTGCTGCATCAAGCGCATTAATTGCTAAACATGATGGTATTCTTGAAATTGACGAATTACGTACCGTTGAGCGTTTAAATGCTGAAGGAGTTAAATCTAACATCGTTATCGGACGTTCTACTGAAATGCGTATTGTTGACGCTAACACTGGTATCACTTTAACCACTGGTAACGTTCCTTATGGTTCTAGCCTATACGTTAAGCCAGGTGCTAAAGTGAAAAAAGGAGAATTAATTTGTGATTGGGATCCGTATAACGCTGTTATCGTTTCAGAATTCGGGGGAAGTGTTGAATTTGAGCACATCAAAGAAAACATTACATTCCGTGAAGAAAGCGATGAGCAAACAGGTTTCCGTGAAAAAGTAATTATTGAAAGTAGAGATAAAACAATGAGTCCATTGATTCGTATCGTGGATAAAAAAGGTGAATCTTTAAAATCATATAACATTCCGGTTAGCGCTCACATTATTGTGAACGAAGCTGCGAAAATTGAACCAGGACAAATCTTAGTTAAGATTCCTCGTGTTACAGGTAAAACGGGTGATATCACCGGTGGTTTACCTCGTGTAACCGAGTTATTTGAAGCTCGTAATCCTAGTAACCCTGCCGTGGTTTCTGAAATTGACGGTATTGTTACTTTTGGTAAAATTAAACGTGGTAACCGTGAGGTTGTTGTGGAAGCAAAAACAGGCGAACAACGTCGTTATTTAGTGAACTTAAGTAAACATATCCTGGTTCAGGAAAATGACTTCGTAAAAGCGGGTGATGCTTTATCTGATGGTGCTGTGAGTCCTGGTGACATATTAGCTATCAAAGGGCCAACAGCTGTACAAGAATATTTGGTGAATGAAATTCAGGAGGTGTACCGTTTACAAGGTCAAAAACTGAATGATAAACACTTTGAAACTATCGTGCGTCAAATGATGCGTAAGGTTGAAATTGTTGATCCAGGTGATACTATGTTCTTAGAACAACAACTGATCAATAAAGGAGACTTTATGACTCAAAATGACGAGATCTTTGGTAAAAAGGTTGTTATCGAACCAGGTGATAGTCCTGAAATGAAACGCGGTCAAATCATCACTGCACGTAAGTTACGTGATGAGAATTCTGTGTTACGTCGTAAGGATAAAAAATTAATTGAAGCTCGTGATGCGGTTCCTGCAACTGCAAATCCAATTCTTCAAGGTATTACACGTGCGTCGTTACAAACCAATAGCTGGATCTCTGCTGCTTCCTTCCAGGAAACTACGAAGGTGTTAAACGAAGCTGCTGTAAATGGTAAAGTAGATACTTTATTAGGATTAAAAGAAAACGTAATTGTTGGACATTTAATTCCTGCAGGTACAGGTTTACGTCAGTACGAAAAACTAGTAGTAGGAAGCAAAGAAGAATACGAACGTTTAATGGCTTCGAAACAAGAAGTTGGCGAAGAAGCTTTGTAA
- a CDS encoding alpha/beta hydrolase: protein MPYVKTQGETPVELYYQDLGKGKPVIFIHGWPSNSCMWEYQLGELSKNFRCIAYDRRGFGMSEKPFDGYDYNTLASDLKSLIDHLNLSDVTLVGFSMGGGEVVRYLTNHGSGKVSKIVLVSAVTPFMLKTNDNSDGAPKEMFDEFEKTIKTDRPAFLSNFGKQFFGVNLVSHPVSDDLLQWAQGLTLQATQLSTLGCMRAFSETDFRKDCSAITVPTLIIHGDDDKTVPFETSGKKAAELIKNSTLKVYEGAPHGLFVTEKERLNQDLFSFISGAGTSVSDDKPTAMNGSHS from the coding sequence ATGCCATATGTTAAAACACAAGGAGAAACTCCTGTAGAATTATATTACCAGGATCTTGGTAAAGGAAAACCCGTTATTTTTATTCATGGGTGGCCGTCCAACAGTTGCATGTGGGAATACCAGTTAGGCGAACTTTCAAAAAACTTTCGTTGTATTGCTTATGACCGCAGAGGTTTCGGAATGTCAGAAAAACCATTTGATGGTTACGACTATAATACTTTGGCTTCGGATCTTAAATCTTTAATCGATCATTTAAATTTAAGTGATGTTACTCTTGTCGGCTTTTCTATGGGTGGCGGGGAAGTTGTGCGTTACTTAACAAATCACGGTTCGGGGAAAGTGAGTAAAATTGTCCTTGTTTCGGCAGTAACTCCTTTTATGTTAAAGACCAATGATAATTCGGATGGAGCGCCCAAAGAGATGTTTGATGAGTTTGAAAAAACTATCAAGACGGATCGTCCGGCTTTTTTAAGCAATTTTGGAAAACAGTTTTTTGGCGTAAATCTTGTTAGTCACCCGGTAAGTGATGATTTGCTGCAATGGGCACAGGGACTCACTTTACAAGCAACACAACTCTCTACTTTAGGATGTATGCGTGCGTTTTCAGAAACTGATTTCAGAAAAGATTGTTCAGCTATCACTGTCCCTACGCTGATTATTCATGGAGACGATGATAAAACGGTTCCGTTTGAAACTTCCGGAAAAAAAGCTGCGGAATTAATAAAAAATTCTACGCTGAAAGTTTATGAAGGAGCTCCGCATGGTTTATTTGTAACAGAGAAAGAACGTTTAAATCAGGATCTCTTTTCGTTTATAAGTGGCGCAGGAACGTCGGTATCTGATGATAAGCCAACAGCCATGAATGGCTCCCACTCCTGA
- a CDS encoding 2-hydroxyhepta-2,4-diene-1,7-dioate isomerase, protein MKIICIGRNYAEHAKELKNELPTEPVFFMKPDTALLKEEDFYLPDFTNDLHHEIELVIKISKAGKHIEEQFAHKYYNEIGIGIDFTARDLQTKAKEKGLPWEKAKAFDNSAPIGKFIDKGKLNLENINFELKVNGQSKQIGHSKDLIFSFDKVISYVSKFITLKVGDLIYTGTPEGVGQVKIGDKLEGFLEGESFLKLQVK, encoded by the coding sequence ATGAAAATAATCTGCATCGGCCGCAATTACGCTGAACACGCCAAAGAACTTAAAAACGAACTTCCAACGGAACCTGTTTTCTTTATGAAACCAGACACCGCGCTGTTAAAGGAAGAAGACTTTTATTTGCCAGATTTTACAAATGACCTGCACCATGAAATTGAGTTGGTTATTAAGATCAGCAAAGCCGGAAAACACATTGAAGAGCAATTTGCACATAAGTACTACAATGAAATTGGTATTGGAATAGATTTCACCGCTCGTGATTTGCAAACCAAAGCCAAAGAAAAAGGACTCCCGTGGGAAAAAGCAAAGGCCTTTGATAACAGCGCTCCTATTGGAAAATTTATAGATAAAGGAAAATTGAATCTTGAAAATATTAATTTTGAATTGAAAGTTAATGGGCAATCAAAACAAATTGGCCATTCTAAAGACCTCATTTTTTCTTTCGATAAAGTTATTAGTTATGTTTCTAAATTTATAACTCTAAAAGTAGGCGATCTTATTTACACGGGCACTCCTGAAGGGGTAGGGCAGGTGAAGATCGGCGACAAACTGGAAGGGTTTTTAGAGGGTGAGAGTTTTTTAAAATTACAGGTAAAATAA